The Fusarium poae strain DAOMC 252244 chromosome 2, whole genome shotgun sequence nucleotide sequence GACATGCAGATGCTTATAGGGATTGCCATGTCAAGCTTAAGAGTCAACATTTTTGTCAGCATTCGTGCGTAAGAAAAAGACTTACGTGTGAAACATGCCCATCCTGGTTGTGAATAGGAATGTGAATCTTGAGTTTGTGCCAAATCTTGATTCCTTGAGTATCTATATCCTGAGAGTATTCGGCAACAGTTTTAGGTAGATTTAATGCTTGTTTGATGATCCAACCTTCTTGGTTCGTTTCTTCGATAACGTCTTGCCAGTGATATTCTCTGGAAACTTCAAAATCCCAGTGTGAAATCTCGTGCTGGCTTTTGTGTTCTCGCGTATAGATGTAGTGCCTGCTGTGCATGCTGAATTCGTGAAACTCCACCAACTTGATCCCGATTCGCCCCAGTTCGATGCCTTTGACCAGAGGAGTAACCCGTATCTCCAAAACCACAGAGCTACCGAACGCGACAGCTTTACTTGGAATAGATACCAAATAGTCTATCTTGTTGACCCAAGTCTGTTCAACACTCACATTGTGCATAAACTCGAGGGCGGTCGGGGCCAATGTACGGATGATCCTCAGCTTTTTGCAACAGGACGTGTGTCGGGAGAGCTTTCCCCTGTTGATAGTGGCCCTGAGGGCATATGTGATAGACGCATCTGGGAGACCAACAAGGCTCTCTGAGGTGTCGCCTGGCATCAAAAGTTCAAAAGGCCATTCGTAATTACCAGCAGGCAAGGTAAGACTTTTACCACTGGATTCTACCAGCGGGGGCCACTTGTACTTGAAGATGTTGGTGTTATGAGCCACGCCAGGATCTGCTAACCACCTTGTCGCCCTGTCAGCACAGACCCAAGATGCCGCCTAGGAAGACATGGCTTTCAGATCTTTGTGAACTTACTCATGGCGGACGTTTCCATCTAGACGTATTCTGATCTCTTCAATCTTGAGAGGAGACTGTAGGCAAAGGACTACAATCCCTCGTATAAGTTGATCGGAAGACTCGTATTGATTACCCCAAAAGACAAGCACGTCTTGTTCCAATCTATCAAGTATGTTAGTAACTTAAGCCCAATATGAAATATAGGATACGAAACAGAACCTTATATCGAACAGGGCAAATAATGTTGACATCGCGCTATAGAAAGAACGAGTGCAGTGTCCGGTACAGGGGCTTTGATTACTGAAAACATGATCCCAAAAATGTCAGTGCTACGAACAAGATAGGACAGGAGACTGTCTATagttaagaaaaaaaaaactacaAGAATTAATGATACGACATAACTATCTATAATAAGAACATGTGGCGGCTCATAAATGCAGATTTTGCTGGCAAGGCCTGCAAGGAGTACAGCTCAGGACCTCGGCTCATGCATGGGTCGAAAGATTTGCCGGCCCTAGTCATGACCTGATGTTAAGATATGCACACCGTGGTTGGGGTTTCGGCATGACCGGCATTGGGTATGGCACATGAATCGGGAATGGTCTCGTGAATAAGCATGACATGATTGTGCCAGCTCATCACCGATGGCTTTTGCATGTGACTAACCGATCTGTAATTTCGCCAACGTACACAACGATATTTCGTTACAAGAACAAGCTCTTTTGAACTTGTAAATAAATATTGGATCGCCTTCAGTAAGATATGTCCTCATGGAGTAGCCGCAAAAACTGCTGATTACTGTAGAACCAGTCACCAACATTGAACGGTACATCCTGTTCACTAGGGAGCATTATGTCCCCAACGCTCGTATCGTTCAGAATATTCGCGACAACAGGCTCAGCCATGACCGAGTCACTAGAATTTGTTATCATCGAGTTATCGTATCGTGAAATTGACCCCAACTGAATAGAGAGACGTGCAGCCTGACTCAGGAGGTCGTATAAACGATGGGGGTGGGTCGCTGCCTCACCGTCGGCATTGCTAGACTTGAATGACGCAGCGAATCGATCAAGACGGTCAAGGTCGTCTGTACTTGAGTGACGCACAGCATGCTCGAAAACAATGCTGAAAGGGAAGAAAGGTGTATGAAGAACAGCCCTTTGGAAGAGGGTTAGTTCAGATCGGGCTCCAATACTCTCTATCTTGACTTACCAGCTGATGTatctcttcatcaacagaGGATCCCTACATCCATCAACAAGCTTCATGCATTGCCCGTGCAAATCCAAGGTATTACGTGCTACAGTGACACAGCCGTCAGTAGCGTCTGTATTTCCTGAAGCAGGTATCGCTCTGAGAACCATGGACATCATGGAGGACTGGCAGACTAGGTCACAATGTAAGTAAACCACTCTAGCAGGATCCTGCTCAACCATTGCGTTTCGACATAACGCTGCCTGGAAAATGTTCATTAGATAGTTCCAATTACGACCAGGGCTATACTTACCGAAATATCCGCTTGAGTCTCATCTATAATCGATTGGATTTCTTGCGCCAGAATACTGGCCGCCCCCCCACGTACTTCATCCGTGGAAGCGAGGCCTTCTGGGCTATACAAGTGACTGTAAATTCTCCCTTGTATCCGTCCAAATCGAATAGCTCTGTGATGGCTTGGCTCAATGGTCAAGGTAATATCAGAATCTCTGATGCCAGAGTAACGCCCCAACCGTAAAGACAGGCCATTTTCATAGCTATATACGGCCCAAAACAACTGCGTCTGCATCTCTTTATCGCCACTAGAGTATCCATCAAGTCGGTGGTAATCCAGTGTCTGACATAGAGTCATAGCGTTTGAGATCAAAGTCCAGGCATGTGATACTCTACGCTCTTCAACCATGTGTAGCGACTTTTATGTATCAGCTTCGCTCTGCAATAATGTACGATAGCAACTCACTCCGAGGGTCATGGCAGCGACAAGCTCCATAGAGGCTGGCAACAGTAGTGGGAGCCTTAGAAGAGCACTGCCAAGATTCGATCGGTGAAATTGGCAATATTCCCTGTACTTTGAGTCTCCGTAAACGACGGCGTACTCGGCAAAGACATATGCAAGAAAGCTATTGGCAATAATCACTTCTGCACAAGTGGGTTCACCAACGCCAAAATAAACTTTGGTACAGATTTCCTGATAAGTAACCAAGGGGAGAAACCTACAAATCCAAGAGATTCGAAAGTCTGTGGCGTGATCTGTGGGGGTGTCAGTATATAATTGGCAAAGACCATCAGCTTCGTACCCTTCGCCCAGCGTAGAATCTCCAGAATCGCTTCCAAGGGAGGTGTTGGGGCGGTTTCTGTCCGATTGCTACTTATAAGCTCTATGGAAGGAAGACTCCGTGCTGGATGAGGATTCTCCAAGACATTGACGAGACCCTCGAGAGAAGAGACGGTATCTCTCCACTCTGGACTTGTATAACCCAAGGTGCCTCGCTGAACGATGGATTTGATAAAATTGATGATGTGTGATGAATGGTCCCATTGAGGATGCGAAGAACTCTGAGATACGTCTTGATCTCTCAAAGGCTCTTCCACTATTTCTCGATTCTCTGGCCTCGGTGTGGTTTGATGCTGTGCTGATGTACGTGGTAATGTGATCTTGCCAAAATCAAGACTTGCCAACAGCGACTTGATGTCGTTGACGTCGCGAGAAATATCATCAATCTTTTGTTCGCTGCGtcataagtattaatagggGATATCACATGAAGGAACGAAGATAGTCACTATTGTTCTGAAACGGAAACTCTCTGACGAGCGGCTGATGTCCTGATCGCGATCTTGCTGTGGGTGCAGTCGATACGAGCAGTGGAGCAATTGGAACACGGAGTACCCCTATCGCAACCTATCTAATGGTAAGAGAGGTGTCAATATGAGTAATGAGTATTTTAGTTGTCACGGGGTAATTGTTCACTTTTCTCGCTCGACATTGATCGCACTGATAAGCGGATTAGTTAACATGTCATGACTTTTCACACTCTTGATTCACTGTACGTACCGAGCGACGACTTATTGCTGGTCGAACAGGCTCATCATTCGGAGATGCGCGGACTTCCATATTGGACGTCATGGTGTTGAAGGGTAGAAGTTTGTCAGCTTACACTCAATCACTTTGTGCTGAGAGGATGGCAAGGAGATGACAAACCATCTGGAGAAGCGCGGAATCCCGCGTATTTGCGTGGGTGATCGTAAACGAGCCAATCATATAGCTGCTTACCATCTATCAATTACAAGAACCTTCGTTCTCCAAGTAATGAATTCAAGGATTCGGAACCATTATAAGTAACGAGCCTTATATCAATTGAAGGACAGAAGATCATTAAAAAACATCACAATTATCAACACCTCCAACTTTCAACTTTTTACTCCCAAAACCATGTCTCAAAATGTTCTCATCACCGGAGCTGCTGGCTACATGTACGTGAGACAACGAGAATATGCCGTGCAAAAAATAACAAATGTACAGTGGTGGCTCCATTGTGGCAGATATCCTGTCACGAGATGATGAGACTCTGAGGAGTGTAGCCTTGTTCGCGGCTGTGCGAAGCCAAGAACAGGTTGACCAGATCTCCAAGATCGGAGTGAAGGCCATCTTGATTGACCTCAACGATAAATCGGCCGTTGAAGATGCCATCATTCAAAATAACAGTAAGTTGTTAGTTACACCATGCCTTTGATTCGAAAACTGAATAGATGCAGTTAATATAGTTGTGCACACTGCCAGTGGTATGCACCCAGCTATAGTATCCAACTTGATCACTGCCCTCGGAAAGCAACGTCAGACCAGTGAGTCTGGGACATATCTGATTCATGTAAGTTTGGCTGACCCATCAAATGAACTTGAATAACATCACAAAAGTCATCAATTGCTACCATGTTCACCGAAGAAGGCGGATGGCCTTACGGTGAAGTCAAGGACAGTGACTCTATCTTGGATAAGGAAAGAGAGATCGGATTCGACAACCCTGTGCGAGCAGTTAGTTTTCCAAACATACCTATACAGGAACAACTGAAGTAATTGCTGACGAGAATAGGTCAATAGTCTCCTCGCCGAAGAGGGTAAGAATCAGGGCGTAGAAACTTTCAATGTCGCCGTTCCTATGACGTGTGAGTATCTATCTGTCATAACCTTTGCGAAATATCAACAAGCTGACTTCAAAACAGATGGGCGTGGCACTGGAGAGTGCAGAAAGCTTTCCGTGAACAACCCAGCCAATATTCGGACAAGCATCAAGCTCAAGGCGGTTCACAAATTTGACAAAGATGGAGTAAGGAACTTTCATACTGGCCTTGTCGAGTGGAATCTAACTTTTCTCCAGCAATTTGGAACTGTGCACATCACCGATCTGACTGACATCTACGTGCGACTTGTCAGCAGGATCTTGAAGCAAGAGCCCATCCAAGTCGGCCACGATCGCTACTTTTTTGCCATCGCCCACAAGGCACATTGGTGGAAGATAGCGGATAAGATTGCTGAAGGACTTTATTCTCGTGGTCTTGTGACGGAgcccaaggccaagattTGGTCTGACTACCAAACGGCCGCTGATAGTCTTGGGTTTCCAAGAGCTTACATTGGAGCTATGGGAACACATAGGTTAGTGATATCTGGACTCTTATTGAACCTTTACTTACGATACCCAGTGGTCAGCTTGTCCCAACAAATGTGTACGAGTTGGGATGGAAGCCCAAGTGGGATTCAGAGGAAAAGCTTTTGAGTCAAATTGATGACGAGATCAAGGATGTTCAGGAGCTGGATACGGTCAAAATGTCTCTTTTCGACAGTCTTGTCGCGGATCAGTCCAAGTAGCGTCATCATCAGGTGCCCGAGATAACATCAGATGAGTCTTCTGAATAGACCTGAATACACCATTTGCTGGTTGAAACTTCTTCTAGAAGGAATAGGACTACAGAAACCACGTTTCCATCCGCTTTCGTCCCCTTGAGTGAACAATGCCATTACGACCATCTGTCAAAAACGTCTTCTTGAGCCGCCACTTACCTTGCTGTGGGAAGGAAATTGACGTAGAAATAACCTTCTCGGACCTCCCCCGCTTTACAGATGGCTGGTATTGGGAAAAGATCCCCCCGCAGATCACAAGTGATGAGGTATGTAGAAGGATACGTCACCACAGCCTGTCAATCGGCAATCAGCGGGTATCAAGCAGCGCGTTGCCTTAGCCGGATCTAAGTTGGATAACTCAACCAATATTGTACATGGCGGCGTCTTGGAAACCCTCGTTCAAATTGAGCATGGTTTCCCACTGGTTGCCAGGGCTTCAACACGGCAGATACCGCTTCAGTTATGGGGGCATAGAATAGACCTCAATTTATTATGGCTGTTGGACAGAGACGTGCATAAACACTTGGCCCGCGTTCTCGACCTTGGATCGGGTTCCTGCATCATGCAAGTAGATGGACTAGATCGCCACAGAGTTTACCAGGCGACGACAATAAGGAAAGGCTCAGGTCCAGGCGAGGTACCAGGCCTGGGATGATTCTAGACACTCTATTGTCAAACTCTATCTCTCCCAAAGCGGCAGAGTGGTCACAAACACTCACAGAACTCTCTGCTTAGGAATGCGAATGCCGTCTAGCAAAACCCAAACAAGAAGCCTCGTCCCTGACGACAATTTGTAAAAGAGCCAGTTCGATTTGCATTCTCATAGGAGCTAACCAAAAGTCAGACTAGAGCCAGGGTCGGTGGACGCCATGGCATTCCAGTCCCACGCCAAGGATCCTGGACAGTTGCCGCATCTTACTTAGTGTCATTGTGGAATGAAGCAATAAGACATGCCCTCGTCCGTTTCATTGACTGCAATCAGATATCTGTCTCATATTGTCTCTCACTTTTCAGTGGTAGCTATCGTACACGCTCATTATTGACCATGACTCTGACAAAGACCTTTCCACCGCCTCGTGGGCAAACTGTGATAGTACGTTCGCAGTCTCCCAATTCGTTCCCATGTTGCGCCATGGCTAACACGTGAAATAGGGAGTGTCGTTCAGTCTCATCGCATTCGCAGCCGCCATCATTGGTTTCAGGATTTATCACAGACTGAGGGTTCAGAAAGGAAGGCTTGTTCTCAGCGACTATCTCATGATATTGGCATTATGCGGAGCCATCACTTGCGCCTCATTCGATGTTATATTTTGGCAGCGCGATGTTCTTAGACCAAGAATGAGCGTCGGATTCGAAAACTATAACCCCGGCGAGGAGCTTGTCGAATACATTTACAAGGTGAGACCCTTTCAAAAGCACCCCCCGATGCTGTATGGATTGGTACTGACCCAGAATCCACAGCTGTCTTGGGCTAGCGAGATTCCCTTTTACGCGACTGTTTACCTTTGCAAGGCGATATTGTTAGCATTGTATTTCCAGATCTTCCCTCCATTCATGGGACGCCGTCGCAGGGCACTCTGGGCCACCGTTTATTACTGTATTTTGGCTTATTTTGTGACTTTGTGCATGCAACTTTTCTCTTGCATGCCTCTTGAAAGACACTGGTATGTCCCTGTTCATAGTGTCTCACGACGTGAAATTTATTGACATTACCCAGGGTTATCAGCCGACCTATCACCGCTTGCGATTGGAGATGGCAGGGTGTCGTCTTCCAGGTCTCGTGGGCATTGGCATTCTTAGGCAGTCTTCTTGGTACGTCCAACTTGTTTACCACCCCAACAGATTGTTAACATTGCATTCCAGTTCTCATTCTTCCGTTCATGGTCGTTCACGATCTTGATTTGACCAAGAGGGCAAAAACATGCCTGTATTTTGTGTCTTTGGTTGGTGTAGTTGACATTGGCCTTTCTCTTATTCGTTTCCTGAACGTTGAGCTTGGCGATGGTAGCGAGTTCCGATCGTTTAGTACTATTGGTAAGTACCCTGGTATGGAATGTTCCAACTCAACTAACCTTGTTGTCTTGAAAAGAATTCTGGAGCGCTCTCGACGTCAATATTGCCCTCATCACCGCCTGCCTCCCTGCCCTCAGAATCCTTCTTGGCCGCACCAGGACACCCGATACCTACACATTCGACGAAGCCAAGACCGCTCGCTCTTCTCGTGCCATGGAGCACCGCGAGCTTGAGGAGGTCGAAGATTCCACATATCTCGGCGTCAACAACAGTGCTGGCCCATCACGCTCGAACAGGGCTTCGATGTACAGCGACAAGGGTCAACTGAGTCCCATCAAGATGCTCGAGCCCAAGCCTGAGCGAAAACCTGAGCGTAAGCCGCCTGGACCTGCGTGGAAAGATTATGAAGGAGAGGATAGTGATCTAGAGCTGGAGAACATCAATGTTGAGGCACTCAATAGAGACCAGGCTCAATCGTACTGGTCGGTTCCTTAAGCTTTCCCTTTGTTATACACATGTACATTACCAATAGCGTCGCGTCTTCATAGAACAGGATCTTGATAGGATATCAAGCAATTTAATATTGCACTTTCATCCTCTGATAATTTTTATGACATGTGGAGAGAAAATGTTTgtctttaaatatataaccgCAGGACTAAATCCCTATTATATTCGCTTGATGACTATCTCTTTGACCTTATCCAGATCCAATGCTTCCACAGTACGTCCCTTATATCCTGTCATAGTCTCTGCCATGCAAAGGACATTGTAAATCGCTTCTTCAGTCGCATCAGCCACCGCCTCAAATATACCGTTGATTGACTCGTTCTCGACTGtttcaacaccaacagaAGAAGGCTTGTAAGGATCTAGACCGCCCTCAAACTTCTGCATAGGAATCTTGGCTGCGGTAGAAAAAGCCATGAAAATGTCGCCTGAGCCATTACTACCATAACCGCCAACTCGTGAAAGCCCGACAGTCGCTCGCTTGGCCAGTCGCTGAAGCTGAACTGGGAGAAGGGGGGCATCGGTTGcgacaatgatgatgatgctgccgTCAGCAAGTGGTCCTTGGACGCCAGATGCAGTCGAAGTAGACGCATGGCCTTCTGCTGATGACAAGATCCGCCCAACAGGAACACCACCAATACGAAGGTCGTCCTTCTGCCCATAGTTCGCTTGAACAAGCACACCAACGGTGTAATTCTTGTTGTTACCTTCTTGATCGAGTCCTGGTACGATTCGACTGCTTGATCCCGTACCCCCTTTGAACCTGTGGCATATCATTCCTGTACCACCCCCAGTTGAACCCTCAGGCACAGCATCCGATGAAGCGTTAAGAATTCCCTGTACGACATGCTCAGGCGTAACGGCAAAGCGGCTTTGCTTGTTCAAGTAGCCATCATATGTCTCTGTGATGGCGGGAAAGGCGAAGAGACTCATATCACCGTCAGGGGTTGCATGGTAACGCAAAACATAATCATATACGCCTCTGAAAGCCTCTCCGATGGATGAGTTTGTCGTCAAGATAATGGGGGAAGTCAAAATGCCTGTTTCGTCAATCCAGTGAGACCCGGTCATTTCTCCGGCCCCGTTGAATTTGAAAATGGCTGCATGGCAGGCGAACTTGTGCCAGTCTTTTCTGGGAAGGATTGTAGTGACACCCGTGTTTACATCCTGATCAGGCCTTATGGATTCGGTGTGTACGAGAACACCAGGGACGTCTGTGATGGAGTTGAGACGGCCCGGTTGCCATTTGCCTAAGAACAACTCTGGTAGAAGCTCTCGGATACGTAGTCTTTTCCTATGTTCTGAATTACGCATCATGTTTGGCTAACTGATGTGTTTGTATTAGAGTCAATGATAGATGTATTTCTTGACGTTTGAGACCAGACTGAGTGAAGTGGTCCCGGATCTCTGTAGATTCGACGGCCTGAGACAAGAGAGTGACTGAAGAGTAATGCTGATGTTGGAAAGTAGTCAGACTAATAcgatacttaataaatacgTTTTTATCTTCGGCTTTCGCATTTAATTCCACTATTTCCCCGCATTTCGGGAATGCCTTTTCGGGTATGCGTGAGATTCTGTCGTCACCCTTCGTAGGCGTAGGCTTATCTCCCAGGACAAACTACACGTCTGGAAGAGATACTGGAAACCATTTTACttgctttactttttaagtatCTGAGTGAGCAAGGTAGAATCTACCTGGACACTTTCAGTGTATACTATTTAGCGGAGGAGCGGTTTGTGAGGTTATCATACAGCTCAGAAATCTGCCTCTGAGAAATAGCGCGACCTATTTTGTCTGCTAATTGAgactatataattacttacaCGATACATTGCACTTAATATCGTGACTGCTATCTAAAATGAAGATCTGTAGAGCCCAAGCGTAAGTCAAATTGGTCAGCCCGAGTCATCCGCCTGTTATGATAAGCATTCGTGGCAAGTACCGGAAGTTACGGAAAGTTCGGCGCCGGAGGTGAGGAAACGGGATGACGTCTGTCACATCAGACACAAATAAATGACAGCGACTCTACAGCCTACCTAATCAAAACCTTGACATTTCTTAAACTCAGAGATTCGCCTGCATTCAACATTCTTCCAGCAGG carries:
- a CDS encoding hypothetical protein (MEROPS:MER0004893), with product MMRNSEHRKRLRIRELLPELFLGKWQPGRLNSITDVPGVLVHTESIRPDQDVNTGVTTILPRKDWHKFACHAAIFKFNGAGEMTGSHWIDETGILTSPIILTTNSSIGEAFRGVYDYVLRYHATPDGDMSLFAFPAITETYDGYLNKQSRFAVTPEHVVQGILNASSDAVPEGSTGGGTGMICHRFKGGTGSSSRIVPGLDQEGNNKNYTVGVLVQANYGQKDDLRIGGVPVGRILSSAEGHASTSTASGVQGPLADGSIIIIVATDAPLLPVQLQRLAKRATVGLSRVGGYGSNGSGDIFMAFSTAAKIPMQKFEGGLDPYKPSSVGVETVENESINGIFEAVADATEEAIYNVLCMAETMTGYKGRTVEALDLDKVKEIVIKRI
- a CDS encoding hypothetical protein (TransMembrane:7 (o15-35i47-70o105-125i137-157o186-206i218-238o258-278i)) codes for the protein MTLTKTFPPPRGQTVIGVSFSLIAFAAAIIGFRIYHRLRVQKGRLVLSDYLMILALCGAITCASFDVIFWQRDVLRPRMSVGFENYNPGEELVEYIYKLSWASEIPFYATVYLCKAILLALYFQIFPPFMGRRRRALWATVYYCILAYFVTLCMQLFSCMPLERHWVISRPITACDWRWQGVVFQVSWALAFLGSLLVLILPFMVVHDLDLTKRAKTCLYFVSLVGVVDIGLSLIRFLNVELGDGSEFRSFSTIEFWSALDVNIALITACLPALRILLGRTRTPDTYTFDEAKTARSSRAMEHRELEEVEDSTYLGVNNSAGPSRSNRASMYSDKGQLSPIKMLEPKPERKPERKPPGPAWKDYEGEDSDLELENINVEALNRDQAQSYWSVP